In a single window of the bacterium genome:
- a CDS encoding ABC transporter permease: MPNETPAGQEKRKLRLSSVWRESRELVAAHRRPLAIGFALMLVNRLTGLVLPASSKFVIDEVLAKGRADLLAPLALVVAAATLVQAGTGFALSQVVSIAGQRAIANMRRAVQAHVLRLPVRYYDSTKTGVLISRVMTDAEGIRNLVGTGIVQLIGGLLTAIAALGVLLYLNWRLTVLTLIVLLAFAGVLVYGFERLRPIFRKRGEITAEVTGRLAEAFAGNRIVKVYTAEKREERVFTKGVHRLFRNIASGITGTSAVHAVAILVVGAVAVLIILVGGRAVLAGSMTLGDLVSYLLFVGVMAAPLIQIAGIGTQISEAFAGLDRIREIRSVPTEDDDDANREPLGEIQGDVVFEDVTFEYVPGVPVLKGVSFHAPAGTTTALVGPSGAGKSTLINLIMGFDRPLSGRILVDGKDLSTVRLSDYRRQLGVVLQDNFLFDGTIRENIAYARPDASLEEIRAAARIAHCDEFIERFENGYDTIVGERGVKLSGGQRQRVAIARAILADPRILILDEATSSLDSESEALIRDGLQNLRRGRTTFVIAHRLSTIQSADQILVMDQGRIVERGTHEELLRKGGLYRRLYERQAGLELDRFINPGEDFTPEPEDVREGIEEVIGKMARRL, encoded by the coding sequence ATGCCCAACGAGACTCCGGCGGGGCAGGAGAAGAGGAAGCTCCGCCTTTCCAGCGTCTGGCGGGAGTCGCGCGAGCTGGTGGCCGCCCATCGCCGCCCGCTCGCCATCGGCTTCGCCCTCATGCTCGTCAACCGGCTGACCGGCCTGGTCTTGCCGGCCAGCTCGAAGTTCGTCATCGACGAGGTGCTCGCCAAGGGCCGCGCCGACCTGCTCGCGCCCCTCGCCCTCGTCGTCGCCGCCGCCACACTCGTCCAGGCCGGCACCGGCTTCGCCCTCTCGCAGGTCGTCAGCATCGCGGGCCAGCGCGCCATCGCCAACATGCGGCGCGCCGTCCAGGCCCACGTGCTCCGCCTGCCGGTCCGCTATTACGACTCCACCAAGACCGGCGTCCTCATCTCCCGCGTCATGACCGACGCGGAGGGCATCCGCAACCTCGTCGGCACCGGCATCGTCCAGCTCATCGGCGGCCTGCTCACCGCCATCGCGGCGCTCGGCGTCCTCCTCTACCTCAACTGGCGACTCACGGTGCTCACCCTCATCGTGCTGCTCGCCTTCGCCGGCGTCCTCGTCTACGGATTCGAGCGCCTGAGGCCGATCTTCCGGAAGCGGGGCGAGATCACCGCGGAAGTCACCGGGCGCCTCGCCGAGGCGTTCGCAGGGAACCGGATCGTCAAGGTCTACACGGCCGAGAAACGGGAGGAGCGCGTCTTCACCAAGGGCGTGCACCGCCTCTTCCGCAACATCGCCAGCGGCATCACCGGGACCTCCGCCGTCCACGCCGTCGCCATCCTCGTCGTCGGCGCGGTGGCCGTGCTCATCATCCTCGTCGGGGGCCGCGCCGTGCTCGCCGGCTCGATGACGCTCGGCGACCTCGTCTCCTACCTGTTGTTCGTGGGGGTGATGGCGGCGCCGCTCATCCAGATCGCCGGCATCGGCACCCAGATCAGCGAGGCGTTCGCCGGCCTGGACCGGATCCGCGAGATCCGCAGCGTGCCCACCGAGGACGACGACGACGCGAACCGCGAGCCGCTCGGCGAGATCCAGGGCGACGTCGTCTTCGAGGACGTGACCTTCGAATACGTGCCCGGCGTCCCCGTGCTGAAGGGCGTCTCCTTCCACGCGCCCGCCGGCACCACCACCGCCCTCGTGGGACCCAGCGGGGCGGGGAAGAGCACGCTCATCAACCTCATCATGGGGTTCGACCGGCCGCTCTCGGGCCGCATCCTGGTGGACGGCAAGGACCTCTCCACCGTACGGCTCAGCGACTACCGCCGGCAGCTCGGCGTCGTCCTCCAGGACAACTTCCTCTTCGACGGCACGATCCGGGAGAACATCGCCTACGCACGCCCGGACGCCAGCCTCGAGGAGATCCGCGCTGCCGCCCGCATCGCGCACTGCGACGAGTTCATCGAGCGCTTCGAGAACGGCTACGACACCATCGTCGGCGAGCGGGGCGTCAAGCTCTCCGGCGGCCAGCGCCAGCGCGTGGCCATCGCCCGGGCGATCCTCGCCGATCCTCGGATCCTGATCTTGGACGAGGCGACGTCCAGCCTCGACTCGGAGAGCGAAGCCCTCATCCGCGACGGCCTCCAGAACCTCCGCCGCGGCCGCACCACCTTCGTCATCGCGCACCGGCTCTCCACCATCCAGTCCGCCGACCAGATCCTGGTCATGGACCAGGGCCGCATCGTCGAGCGTGGCACGCACGAGGAACTGCTCCGCAAGGGCGGCTTGTACCGCCGCCTCTACGAGAGGCAGGCGGGCCTCGAGCTCGACCGCTTCATCAACCCGGGCGAGGACTTCACGCCGGAGCCCGAGGATGTGCGCGAGGGCATCGAGGAAGTGATCGGCAAGATGGCGCGGAGGTTGTAG
- a CDS encoding Fe-S-binding domain-containing protein → MSATATAATIELTIDGEPVSVPEGSTILDACRRLGKEIPTLCWFETLHPVNVCRICVVELEGSRTLVPACSRRVAPGMKIHTDSPRVRHSRKMVLEFLASSVDLSTTPEVGRWLEEYGCDPGRYGPPAPPAAAGERDRRVPGHHEPPDPDHAANVHQPVKIDNDLYVRDYSKCILCYRCVEACGTDHQNTFAIAVAGRGFDARISTEMAVPLPDSACVYCGNCIAVCPTGALMFRTEYELRIAGEWDESRQQVTRTICPYCGVGCTLDLHVQDGRIVRVTSPFDHPITRGNLCIKGRFGWSFVENRPEPSDAAAV, encoded by the coding sequence ATGAGCGCAACGGCGACGGCGGCGACCATCGAGCTGACCATCGACGGCGAGCCGGTCTCGGTGCCCGAGGGCTCGACCATCCTCGATGCGTGCCGCCGCCTCGGGAAAGAGATCCCGACCCTGTGCTGGTTCGAGACGCTGCACCCGGTGAACGTGTGCCGCATCTGCGTGGTCGAGCTCGAGGGCTCGCGCACGCTGGTGCCCGCGTGCTCCCGCCGCGTCGCGCCCGGCATGAAGATCCACACGGACTCGCCGCGGGTCCGGCACAGCCGCAAGATGGTGCTCGAGTTCCTGGCCTCGTCCGTCGACCTGTCGACGACGCCGGAGGTGGGGCGCTGGCTCGAGGAGTACGGCTGTGATCCCGGCCGCTACGGTCCGCCGGCGCCGCCTGCCGCGGCCGGCGAGCGGGACCGCCGGGTACCCGGGCACCACGAGCCGCCGGACCCGGACCACGCCGCGAACGTGCACCAGCCGGTCAAGATCGACAACGACCTCTACGTGCGGGACTACAGCAAGTGCATCCTCTGCTACCGGTGCGTGGAGGCGTGTGGCACGGATCACCAGAACACGTTCGCCATTGCCGTGGCGGGGCGCGGCTTCGATGCCCGGATCTCGACGGAGATGGCCGTGCCGCTGCCCGACTCGGCGTGCGTCTACTGCGGCAACTGCATCGCGGTTTGCCCCACCGGCGCGCTCATGTTCCGGACCGAGTACGAGCTGCGCATCGCGGGCGAGTGGGACGAGTCGCGCCAGCAGGTCACCCGCACCATCTGCCCGTACTGCGGCGTCGGGTGCACCCTGGACCTGCACGTGCAGGACGGCCGGATCGTGCGCGTCACCTCGCCGTTCGACCACCCCATCACCCGCGGCAACCTCTGCATCAAGGGCCGGTTCGGCTGGAGCTTCGTCGAGAACCGGCCGGAGCCGTCCGATGCCGCAGCAGTCTGA
- a CDS encoding formate dehydrogenase accessory sulfurtransferase FdhD: MPQQSDGVCLPSALRPDHPLRGLGYSEPVRRRTFLRLDGPHAEAGEASVAEEVPVALIYNMRPYAVMMATPADLEDFAVGFSITEAIVRAAAEIERVAVLRHAQGIEAQLTIPEAAARRLEERGRSLIGRAGCGLCGVETIQEAMREPDPLPPGPPISANALWRAERELVPRQVWNAETGSLHAAGWFDLDGTAVIVREDVGRHNALDKVIGALAREGRDPASGFVVVTSRASYELVQKAATAGVRLLAAVSRPTGLAIRLAEACGLTLVALLRGNTANVYTHPERLELR, translated from the coding sequence ATGCCGCAGCAGTCTGACGGCGTCTGCCTGCCGTCCGCGCTGCGACCGGACCACCCGCTGCGCGGCCTCGGCTATAGCGAGCCCGTCCGCCGGCGCACCTTCCTCCGGCTGGACGGCCCGCACGCCGAGGCCGGTGAAGCGTCGGTCGCGGAAGAGGTGCCGGTCGCGCTGATCTACAACATGCGACCCTACGCCGTGATGATGGCGACGCCTGCCGACCTCGAGGACTTCGCGGTCGGCTTTTCCATTACAGAGGCGATCGTCCGCGCCGCGGCGGAGATCGAGCGCGTGGCCGTCCTGCGTCACGCGCAGGGCATCGAGGCGCAGCTCACGATCCCGGAGGCGGCCGCGCGCCGCCTCGAGGAGCGGGGCCGCTCCCTGATCGGCCGCGCGGGCTGCGGGCTCTGCGGCGTCGAGACCATCCAGGAGGCGATGCGCGAGCCGGACCCGCTCCCGCCAGGCCCGCCCATCTCCGCGAACGCGCTCTGGCGCGCCGAGCGAGAGCTGGTCCCGCGCCAGGTTTGGAACGCGGAAACCGGCTCGCTGCATGCCGCCGGCTGGTTCGACCTGGACGGGACTGCCGTCATCGTTCGCGAGGATGTGGGTCGCCACAACGCGCTCGACAAGGTGATCGGCGCCCTGGCCCGCGAGGGTCGCGACCCTGCCAGCGGCTTCGTCGTGGTGACCAGCCGGGCGAGCTACGAGCTCGTGCAGAAGGCCGCGACCGCGGGCGTCCGCCTCCTCGCCGCCGTCTCCCGACCCACCGGCCTCGCCATCCGCCTCGCCGAGGCCTGCGGCCTCACGCTCGTCGCGCTGCTCCGCGGTAACACCGCCAACGTCTACACGCACCCCGAGCGCCTGGAGCTCCGCTGA
- a CDS encoding MOSC domain-containing protein: MVSAAPDGQAPPAPATLAAIHIDPVKSAAGIPLDAVELDAFGPRHDRRWLVVDPAGRFMTQRRHPRLALIRPTLGPDTLTLDAPGMPRLTLPLEPPAGAVERVRIWKDEVVARPAGDEAARWLSTFLGTPCRLVYMPDTGVRQVSLRYGRPGDRVAFADAYPVMLLSAESLDALNARLAEPVPVNRFRPNLVVRGVGEPHAEDRWRRIRVGSVELDVVKPCARCVITTIDQTTARRTGKEPLRTLATYRRGPDGGVLFGMNAIHRTRGTLRVGDAVEVLAEAGVKTAADDGPS; this comes from the coding sequence ATGGTCTCCGCCGCCCCCGACGGCCAGGCGCCGCCGGCGCCCGCCACCCTCGCCGCGATCCACATCGACCCGGTCAAGTCCGCGGCCGGCATCCCGCTGGACGCCGTGGAGCTGGACGCGTTCGGCCCGCGCCACGACCGCCGCTGGCTCGTGGTGGACCCCGCGGGCCGCTTCATGACGCAGCGTCGGCACCCGCGGCTCGCGCTGATCCGGCCCACGCTCGGCCCGGACACACTGACGCTGGACGCGCCCGGCATGCCGCGGCTCACTCTGCCGCTCGAGCCGCCCGCCGGCGCGGTGGAGCGGGTGCGCATCTGGAAGGACGAGGTCGTCGCCCGACCCGCCGGCGACGAGGCGGCCCGCTGGTTGAGCACCTTCCTCGGCACGCCCTGCCGACTCGTGTACATGCCGGACACCGGCGTGCGCCAGGTCAGCCTGCGCTACGGCCGGCCGGGCGACCGCGTGGCGTTCGCGGATGCGTACCCGGTGATGCTGCTCTCCGCCGAGTCGCTGGACGCACTCAACGCGCGCCTCGCCGAGCCCGTGCCCGTGAACCGGTTCCGCCCCAATCTCGTGGTCCGCGGAGTCGGTGAGCCGCACGCCGAGGACCGCTGGCGGCGGATCCGCGTCGGTTCCGTCGAGCTGGACGTCGTGAAGCCTTGCGCCCGGTGCGTCATCACCACGATCGACCAGACCACGGCGCGCCGGACGGGGAAGGAGCCGCTCCGCACACTGGCGACCTACCGCCGCGGCCCCGACGGCGGCGTCCTGTTCGGCATGAACGCGATCCACCGGACGCGCGGAACGCTGCGCGTGGGAGACGCGGTGGAGGTGCTGGCCGAGGCGGGGGTGAAGACGGCGGCGGACGACGGCCCGAGCTGA